From Candidatus Nealsonbacteria bacterium CG07_land_8_20_14_0_80_39_13:
CCCCTGCGCCGGCCCTGATTTCAACGATTATGTCTTGCGGTTCAGAGCTTTCTTTCTGGCCTTTGATTAATTTTTTTAATTCTTTTTCCAAGACCTCCTTTCTTTCCCTGAATTGAGTAATCTCAATTTCAGCCAAGGAGGATAATTCGGGGCCTTCTTTCCCATTCAGGATCGCCCTGTTTTCTTCAATTCTGTCGTCAATTTCTTTTATTTCTTTTTCTTTCTCAATTATTTTTTCAAGATAGCTTTTCCTTTTAGATAGTTCTTCAAATTTTTTCCAGCCCGCATCGCTACGCGAAGCGTTGCTGGCGGGCCAATCAGAAATCAGCTCAGGGTTGCTGAGCTGATTTAAAATTTCTTTATATTCCCGCTGAATATCGCTTAGGTTATCCATTTCCTGATTGAGCGATTAATCCTTCTTTGATGTCTTTTCGGCTGTCCGTTTTCTTCTTTTTTCTTTCTTACTTTTGGCATCAGTCTTATGAGACATTCTCTTTCTGAATTTTTCCACCTTAGCCATAGCGTCGGTATCTTTTTCTTTTCCGGTATAAAAAGGATGGCATTGAGAGCAGATTTCAGTCTCAATGTATTCCTTAGTTGAACCGACGGTAAAAGTATGTCCGCAGGCGCATTTGACCTTGGTCTCGGGATAATATTTTGGATGAATATCTTCTTTCATATTGAGTATAATAACAAATCCCTAAATTAAAAGCAATACTTGCGTTAAAACATGATATGTGATAAATATTGAAGTATGATTTGTTAAGATTTTTAATTATAATTTTTAAAAAATGACCGAAGATAAAAAGAAGAATAAAATAAAAACAGCAGACGAAGCAAAGGAAGGACTTGACTTTGAAGAATTAGTTAAGGCCGGTTTGTATTTTGGCCACAAAACTTCAAGCACTCATCCTAAGATGAAGCAATACATTGAATCGTCAAGGAATAGAATTCATATTATTGATTTGGCGAAAACAGCGGAAAAATTAAAAGAAGTTCTTGATTTTATCGGCGATCTGGTTTCTCAAGGGAAAGAAATTCTTTTTGTCGGCACCAAGATTCAGGTAAAAGATAAAATAAAAGAGGTGGCTGAAGAATGCCATCTTCCTTACGTCAATCAAAGATGGCTCGGAGGAACATTCACTAATTTCGAAACAATCAAAAAGAGATTGGAATATTTCAGGAGTTTGGAAATGCAGAAGGCTTCAGGCGAGCTCCAAAAATACGTAAAGAAAGAAAGACTTAAGATTGACAGAGAAATAGAGGGGCTGAGGAAGAAATTCGGAGGCATTAAAAATTTGGAAAAACTTCCGACAGCTGTATTCGTTACAGATATGAAAGAAAACATCCTGGTTGTAAAGGAGGCCAGAGAGAAGGGGATAATAGTGATTGCTATCGCTGACACTAATGTTAACCCGGCGTTGGCGGATCATTTCATTCCCGCTAACGACGACGCTATTTCTTCGTTAAATTATATTCTGGACAGAGTGAAGAAAGCAATTTTAGAAGCCAAACCCCAGCCAAAGGCCAGTCAGCCTCTGGCTGACAAAAAATAATTATGGCAAGTATTGAGGAAATAAAAAAACTCCGCGAAGAAACAGGAATTTCTTTGATGGAATGCCGGAAGGCTCTTGAAAAATCAGGCGATGATATTGAGAAGGCAAGGGATATTTTGAGAACATGGGGTAAGGAAGTCGCCAAGAAAAAAGGGGCGGAAAGAACAGCCGGCCAAGGTTTAATTGAGAGCTACATTCACCCTAATAAAAAAATAGGGGTTTTATTGAGCATTCGCTGCGAATCAGATTTTGTGGCCATGTCTGATAACTTCAAGAATTTAAGCCATGAAATATGTCTTCAGGTGGCGGCTTCAAATCCGATGTTCGTCAGAAGAGAAGATATCTCTGCTGAAGTATTGGAGAAAGAAAAGGAAATTTACAAAGAACAAATGAAGGACTCCGGCAAGTCCCAACAGATTCTTGAGCAAATCACAGAAGGCAAGCTAAGAAAATACGAGGAGCAAAATTGCCTGCTTCTTCAGCCGTGGATAAAGGAGCCGGACAAGAAAGTTGAAGATTTGGTCAATGAGTATATTTCTAAAATCGGCGAAAAAATCGTCATTGAAAAATTTACAAGATATGAGTTATGAAACAATAATCGCTTTAATTGCGATGGGGGCCGGTTTTCTCGGGGCGAGCATTATTTTTTTTAAGAAAATTCCGGCACTCGCGAGTTTGCCGGAGGTAGCAGAGGCAGGCTCGGCTAAAAGCCATTGGTCAGAATCAATTATCGCTTCGGGAAAAAAGCATCAGGAAAAAATAATCAAAACAGCCGTATCCGGGATGAAATCAGTGAGGTCAATGAAATCAATAACAGAGGTTAAGGCTTCGGAGTGGATTAAAAATTTGCAGAAAAGAACAAAGAAGGAGAAGAAGAAAGATAATTATTGGGATGAGATCAGAAAATCCTTCAAGAAATAATTTCCGCCAGAATAGCTCAGCGGTAGAGCAACTGTTTTGTAAACAGTAGGTCGGCGGGTCCGAATCCCCCTTCTGGCTCAGGGTGTTGACATGTAATTTTGGAAAAGCTAATATGGATGAACGGAGAAATGAAAAAAATAAAAGAAGAAATGGAAAGGACGTTGAAAATTAAATACAGTAATAGTTCTAAGTCAGTTTTTTTGAGTTGTTCCGAATATTTTTGGAATTTCTCAAAAGATTCCAAGTTTTTTTTGAGAGTTTGATCCTGGCTCAGGATGAACGCTGGCGACGTGGAAAAGGCATGCAAGTCGAATGTCCCGCATTTTTGCGGGACATGGCGAACGGGTTAGTAACACGTAGATACGTGCCCCAAAGTCTCGCATAACCCCGTGAAAGCGGGGACAATTCGAGATGGTTTCCGCTTTTTGCGGAATAAAGATTTATCGCTTTGGGAGCGGTCTGCGTCCTATCAGCTAGTTGGTGAGGTAATGGCTCACCAAGCCTACGACGGGTAGGGGATGTGAGAGCATATTCCCCAACAAAGGCACTGAGATACGGGCCTTACTCCTACGGGAGGCAGCAGTCGATAATCTTCCACAATGGGCGAAAGCCTGATGGAGCAACGTCGCGTGCTCGATGAAGCCCTTCGGGGTGTAAAGAGCTTTTCTCTGTGAACAATTTTGTAGCAATGCGGAATGAGTGTAATAGAGGAATAAGGGGGGGCTAACTCTGTGCCAGAAGCCTCGGTAAGACAGAGCCCCCAAGCGTTATCCGGATTTATTGGGCGTAAAGGGTCCGTAGGCGGTTTAGTAAGTTTGATGTCAAATATCCCAGGCTTAACCCGGGAAACATATCAAATACTGCTGAACTAGAGGGCGCTAGAGGTTGATAGAACGATCGGTGTAGGGGTGAAATCCGTTGATATCGATCGGAATACCAAATGCGAAGGCATTCAACTGGGGCGACCCTGACGCTGAGGGACGAAAGCGTGGGGATCAAAAAGGATTAGATACCCTTGTAGTCCACGCTGTAAATTATGGATACTAGCTATCTGAAGTGTCGACCCTTTAGGTGGCGAAGCTAACGCGTTAAGTATCCCGCCTGGGGAGTACGGCCGCAAGGCTAAAACTCAAAGGAATAGACGGGGATTCACACAAGCGGTGGATCATGTGGCTTAATTCGACGGTAAACGAGGAACCTTACCAGGACTTGAAATGCTAATGACGTTCTGCAGAAATGCGAACTTCCCACAAGGACATTAGCACAGGTGCTGCATGGTTGTCGTCAGTTCGTGTCTTGAGACGTACGCTTAAGTGCGGTAACGAACGCAACCCTTGCCCTATGTTTTAAATGTCATAGGGGACTGCCCGGGACAACCGGGAGGAAGGCGAGGATGACGCCAAATCAGCATGGCCCTTTGACGTCCTGGGCTGCACACGTGATACAATGGGACAGACAATGGGTAACCAAAGCGCAAGCTGGAGTTAATCTTATCAAACTGTCCCCCAATTCGGATTGAGGTCTGCAACTCGACCTCATGAAGCCGGAATCGCTAGTAATCGCCAATCAGCTATGTGGCGATGAATACGTCCCTGAATCTTGTACTCACCGCCCGTCACATTAGGGAAGTCGATAATAGCCGAAATCCCCGTTCGCGGGGCATAAGCTAAGATCGGTAACAAGAATGAAGTCGTAACAAGGCATGCGTAGGGGAACCTGCGCATAGATCAATAATTTTTAATTGTTTGTCGACCGTGGTTGAGAAATGAGAATTCTTTTCTCAACTTTGCGGGGTTGGTCGAATTCCTGAAAAAATCGACCTTCGGAACAACTCAAAGATACTGAAGAACTACAAAAAACAAGGCAGGCCTTGTTTTTTGGGTTTAATTTGCTAAAATTAAAATCACTTTTCATAATCAACCCAAATGATTTTTTATAAAATTTTTTCTTATATATACAAAAGAGCGGCTCGGAGCATGTGCCTGGACTGCAAGGATTTTATAAAGAATGGGGCGAAAATTCTTGATTTAGGTTGCGGTTCGGGAATAGCCGGAGATTATTTTAAAAAATTTTTTAAGGCCGAGGTTTTTGGGGTGGATGTAAAAA
This genomic window contains:
- the tsf gene encoding elongation factor Ts (EF-Ts; functions during elongation stage of protein translation; forms a dimer; associates with EF-Tu-GDP complex and promotes exchange of GDP to GTP resulting in regeneration of the active form of EF-Tu), which produces MMASIEEIKKLREETGISLMECRKALEKSGDDIEKARDILRTWGKEVAKKKGAERTAGQGLIESYIHPNKKIGVLLSIRCESDFVAMSDNFKNLSHEICLQVAASNPMFVRREDISAEVLEKEKEIYKEQMKDSGKSQQILEQITEGKLRKYEEQNCLLLQPWIKEPDKKVEDLVNEYISKIGEKIVIEKFTRYEL
- the rpsB gene encoding 30S ribosomal protein S2; the protein is MTEDKKKNKIKTADEAKEGLDFEELVKAGLYFGHKTSSTHPKMKQYIESSRNRIHIIDLAKTAEKLKEVLDFIGDLVSQGKEILFVGTKIQVKDKIKEVAEECHLPYVNQRWLGGTFTNFETIKKRLEYFRSLEMQKASGELQKYVKKERLKIDREIEGLRKKFGGIKNLEKLPTAVFVTDMKENILVVKEAREKGIIVIAIADTNVNPALADHFIPANDDAISSLNYILDRVKKAILEAKPQPKASQPLADKK
- a CDS encoding 50S ribosomal protein L31, producing the protein MKEDIHPKYYPETKVKCACGHTFTVGSTKEYIETEICSQCHPFYTGKEKDTDAMAKVEKFRKRMSHKTDAKSKKEKRRKRTAEKTSKKD